Genomic segment of Malania oleifera isolate guangnan ecotype guangnan chromosome 7, ASM2987363v1, whole genome shotgun sequence:
CACAAACAATTATTCCAAGATCCATATATAAAGGACATAAAAAGAAAGACAAAAAACACAAATATCCTAAGGAAGTCATGTAAAtcatgaacatcacattctattttttcatagaactatattctgatatagattgtttgtagGATGCATGAATACATTACATTATTTACtgcttattatatgaagttctggtgcactcataaaattcattactggttggattattgtgaacagtttattgtaaacaccctggtttggagcatatctctatggaaaatatcTTTCTTATAAACGAAATGCTGCCAATTTTTCTAAACAGATAAAATTTAGCTATTTAAAATTCTATCATTTTTTAACTATGTTtgaatgtccgattattttgctatcaaatcattgatacttatagtacgtatacatatatgttcaaaaaccgtatactaatttttttataattctttctttctagggtttgcggctgtcacaacatcaacacgatgtcatgcactacagtcggatgtagcttttgattttttttttttttgtattttttttttttgttatttaaacagatgaaatttctgtattttgatttgaatttgtataatgtattcatatttgaatttcaattttgaatttttttgttatctgaacagatggaatttttgttttttaattgaatttctataatattgtatttgtatttgtatttgaatttcaaatttgaatcagaattttcaataatttatgaattttttttgtaattatggtttaatgttatgtatgtgaaaatgtaattacagatttttacaagaattattaattaaataataataataattttaaattgttagtgacgatttcaaaactgtTTCTAATACAAGAGTAGTAGTGACAACTTTCAAAAGCGTCACTAAAGCCTAAATATTAGTgttggttttgaaattcgtcactaatagtctattattagtgactgttttgaaTTTGTTACTACAACTTTACTATTAGTCACggtttgaaatttgtcactactactcttctattagtgacgattttgaaaatCGTCATTAACACTCtactaatagtgacgattttcagtggagccaatgtagaatttatagtgacagtattagggttttagtgacagttataatccgtcactaatactctattattagtgacgcttttaaaaTTTGTTATTGATAATTATTAGTAACCGCAGTTATGACGActatttcaaaaccgtcactaatacttgtacgattttgtgattattagtgacagtttggatccttcactaataactttattttttttgtagtgtgaaaGGTAGTAAGATCTTTCctggtagtaatggttgcataaggCATCAAATCATACTTAGGCGAAATTAAAAATCTGACCCCATTGCAATCTTTCTGATCTCCCGAGCTTGAACTCCCTGCATCatgaccaatgtcatctctgccctcaGTCCGaaactccacctacatcacaatctcctttctacTCTAGTTTATATCTTGTGACACCGCAAgtctcctgagttagaactccttGTCTTCTGCCCTAAGTGTAATGACCCGGaaattaaaactattaaaataattaggaagtataataaatgaaatggattaacggataataaggaaaaaggaatGATTTTAAGGGAAGGAACAacaagcctcatcgacgaatgttctgtcttcgtcgacgagtgtccttctagagatcaTGGACGAACTCCAGTCCCTCGTCGAATAaagaaatcccgagagagtaatttcaaactataaattttgtcgacgaatgtattttctcattgacaaagccctgcctataaatagaatttttttcatttttagtgaGAACCTTCAgaattttactctctctctctctctgaaaaaaTGGATActcagccttctctcttcgatttcaagcTGGATTTGACCTGGTTTAACGATCCGGacccaccacgaggttcgtagggtCGCTCTTTGTAAGGTTGCAGGAGCTGATCgttgatttgagaggtttgggaaacatctcaaaatcaaggtaagtgagttattttgggaattttcttaacgaatattgttatcTAGAGCCTAGAGAGTATTAAATAAGTATTCTTTTCTTAAGATTTGGGTcagttggggtttatttaattaaactaaagttttgattcagggtccaagtgaatgcTGCAGGTATCGATTCGAGGATCCTGCCGGCGTAGTTTAGAAGTCAgataaggggaaattatatattaaatcaagttttgtgaaataaagataatgaattatgttatacttatgtatatgtttttgggaTGAGTTTAAAagtgccaaccatgtaaattatgttttctgagcctaggtccgcttatttagctatatatatatatgtgtgtgtgtatgtgtgtgtgtgaaaatggactgatgaaagtaaaaggtattttctaggaaattatgtgagaaatggaaattatattttcagtatttaaatgttaaatgttggatgacttattttacaaggaatatgtatgaattttattgctaaattgtgtggcataagtaaatgtaagttctgtgcaaatgtacattatatgtataagatgcagactaattaagtaaaaaattgagaataaaatatgaaatgaactatgcttcttgtgtatgttaatgcaagcATGTAAATGCATGATAGCTGAAAACCGTGTTAGTAGATTCTTGCGCATTTCTATGCGGACTaattgatgatagctaaaaggagctgtttTAGTAGATCCTATctcatttctatgtagactaactaatgacggctaaagagtagctgtagtacgaatgaatgaaatgaaaaaggaatgaaatgacaatggaatgaaatttgaaatgtgaacaatgtaaatgggaaagagtcacttaaagtgaaatgcaatgtttaagctatgaacatgaacatatgtgaatggttgaataatgacagaaagaataatgtattatgacattagaagtatttatactcgtagaacatgttacgattgggcggagcgtactcttcgcctaaaggcttgctgagaaaggcaagtgcattAGTAACTTCatatgtggcagtagctgcataacgtactacgGTAGTGGgtacctacttgtatgggcgggtagtgTAACATCctgcttaatttatcatataataatacaaatttaataaataagtcaacctaaacccgtgggtaacagggacacctgtcattcacagcggaaccTAGCTGGTAGTAAATGTAAAACATCATCATCATaaccacaaaagatataataccagagttaactataatccataaatatgttgtttatatacatctcccaaaatacaaaacatatatgcatatctaggaacccataacTCAAATCTACTATTCCTAGACAAAACTTTCCTagacaaaacttacccttctgataTGGTAGTAAcacactaactcaacggcggcctcaatccaccggtctttctgggtttcctgaaaatcatttaatgttcgggagtgagatacttctcagtaagggaaaataaactaaatacaactgtgtggcaacatgaacatttaatgcaattacacatatacagtacatttcatatgcctgaaacattcatcataacatactaaataatcatatactttcgaaatttctaataaatcatatagttcacaAAATGTCtggtatagctgataatactgaaaacatactcatgATGAATAGGTaactagtgtcatgtattaccccctatgaaaGGTTATGTAGCCCAAAGGGGACCCGACAATTGCTGAccaaccactgctgagtcaaaaatatctataagtatgatgggcccaccacaccctaatccgaactgttaggtggacgtctataactctacactgaaagccacatcgactatatATCTATACCCTcttgtggggcggttagcacaaatctgaacatagatatctgatctgtatagctacggtaccgtgatcctaaaactaaactaaactaacatctgggttcaaATAACGTATAGTACataataatatagcatttaacataaagggattgatagcatttctatatttttataaatacGGCTTTGCGCCgaacatctcatacatatcattctgaataaataaatcaattatcatgtatcttcaaaatcacaatatactgtattatttcataattcctgaaaacatgttttactaatAAAAtagccataacataatacttatcacgtaaaataatgttcatgtcacacaatgctgagtaaaatcatacattttattttaaaattacatttcctgtaatacaacagtattttcccaaatatgcattttctcaataatattcaaatataaaatatgttttcttgaaaattaatttgttgataaataatactaatttgcatggaaaaataactgttttagtttattctctttcCTAACACTGagaaaaaccccctaaaaattcacttatcctgcacccgtagggttccccgttcaacaccctgaattcaacaactctcaaaactaaatttcagtattttcacgtaaatatcatttcctataactatgagaagaccaaattctgaatatttagccttacctcgatcaaggatgaatttcgaactacccccaccgacgatccactgcGACAAATaggcagagaacttccccaagagtgtcgtggtggcttctaATCGTCGAACTGGCATAAGTCAGACCCacaaacttagagagaaggaggagaaaccgaagggaggaaagagagagtgaatttCCTGATTTTTCTGCTtttaaatccgagttttaggctatttataaaGTCAGATTCaccaacgagacacgtcacctcgttgacgagtcccttaagagtttcatcgacaaaccttcacccctcgtcgatgaaattcagaattgccaaaacccttctcagtattttctcgtcaacgagacatacCCTCGTCGAAAAGCCCAATTGCCACGTTTCTATcaaatttccattttcctctcttttctttattatttaaaataccattattcctcaAATCTTTACAGGTAGATtcccctatccttagggtcttcaTTGGTAAACTTttatttgaactgtgtgagtacgagatcaatctaacactaaaGGGCTTACTGAGTGCTTGTCTTCTTCAACTTAGTTTTTAGCAGTCTAAATTTGATTCATCTCTGTTTATCTACACTTGTGATGATGTTACTCTCTATTTTTTTTGTATATGTGAATAATGATCTCTTACTCATTGGAATTAATTTTGTTGCTATCTCAAAGGTTGTTCAGTAGCTCGGTCATTGGTTTTCTTTGAAGGATCTTGGTCCTTTCCAATATTTTCTTGGTGTCAAGGTGATTGATTTCAGTTGCGCATGGGTTGTTCCTCTCCCAACAAAAGTATATTTGGGATCTTCTTTCTCTCACCAAGATAGATGGTGCTAAGGCAGTAATGATTCCACTTGCCACAAAGgatcttcttgagcttcaagaTGGCTCTTCTCCTGCTGATCCGACTGAGTACCATAGAGTTATAGGAGCTCTCCAATATCTCTCTCTTACCCGACCCAACATTGCCTTCCCAGTCAATAAGTTGGCTCAGTTCATACATAAACCATCTTAATTTCATTAGACCGCTACCAAACGTGATATGGGATACGTAAAGGGTACTCTTCATCATGGCATCCTCCTCAAGTACACTAGGAATCTCACTCTTCAAAGGTTCTTTGATGTTGATTAGGCCAGTGATAGGGATACCATAACCTCCACCTCTGCTTATTTCATTTTTCTGGGTGATTGTCCCATTTCCTAGAGCACGCGCAAGCAGCATGCTATGACTTGTTTTTCCATTGAGGTGGAATATCAAGCTCTTGCTTCAACCACTTCCGAACTTGTTTAGATTTGCTCATTGTTTCACAAACTCTATATTCTAATTACTAAGCCCCCACATTTGTTTTGTGATAATATTGGTGTTATTCAGTTGATTCTTAATCCTATTATGTTTTCATGGATGAAGCATATTGCTATTGATCTTCATTTTGTTCCCGATCTAGTCACTAAAGGTTTGCTGCAAGTCTCTCATGTTAGCACTCACAATCAACTTGCAGAACTCTTAACTAAGGTTGTATCTTGTAAAAAATTTCACTCTCTATGCTCCAAGATCGACTTAACTGATGGTATGCCTATCTCGAGGAGACATAGAAAGGAAATTGTATAGTTTTCTAacaaactatcgatggtttctATATACCCTTCAACGATTGTTTTTACGGTTTAAGATAGAATGTTTTCCaggagaaaaccgtcgacgattacaCCTGTTGTTGAATTGTCGAGAATCCTAACATTTGAAAATTTGCTAATATCTGATAGTCTACGCCAATATGAGATTCATTtgttgtattacttgaatatttgtttgtatttgatagttTAAGATCTTCTTGTGTTAGAATTTAAATACTTATGAATTTGTAACAACTATACATTATATAActcctatatataggacatctttACATTAATGAAAGTGTCTTGCATTTACTTTAGAGAGCACATAGGTTCTTATTCACCAAGATTGACAATTCAAGCAGTACATAATGGAATCAAGCTTTTTTATCCTTAAAAGGTAATTGCTAATTAAAATTTTCACCTTCAATTTAAGCCTATCATTATTGGTGATGTGATGCACAAATTATTTTGCAGTTCATGCCTAGCTAACACCCTTTGTGGGACAAATGTCCTCCTCGtgataaatatattaattaacatGAGGCTGGTAGTGGCAGCATTAGCATCATCAGCCCAAGGCCATAAAATTGTTATTGATTTAATGTGGTCATTAAAAATACTATGCAAATGTTAAACGATAATCATTGCTATGTAAGATGTAAACCCAAATATTAAGGGTAACCATCTTTCATCTTTTAATATCGTGCATTATTGCCTACTGCCTACACTAATACAACACATACGTAGGAGGTAAATCCAGATGTGCGCTACAAGCGATAAGATTTGAACCTCAGATCCATCGTTGTAAGCGATCTTCTGGAGAACCttcaatatttttctaatttgCATGATATGTGAATGAATTTGAATTACACTTCTACAACATCAATGCAGGAATTTATTTGTGTAAAAGATATTGCAAGGTATAATGGTCACAATTCAAATATTGCAGctgtggttggttgttgttgttgCAATTTGTACCTTTGTTGCTATTGCATGTCCCTAGGTTGCCATTCATATATGCTAATATGTATTTAAATTGCTAATTTTAAGGCAAGTaattaaaatgtatatgattttattttttttactaattaatttttactatcaaagtatgaattttggaatgTGCAATAGGCATTTTTACATTGTTGTTTTTTGGTACATAAGCATTGATCTAAGcaagaaaaaatttattatatttcttCATTCCTTAACTACTTCACTAATAAAGTTTTACATTTTGTTACTCAAATCTAATGAAttgaagaaaaattaataaaaatgttatCACACTTTTTCATGACAACTATTGTAATATCTCTCACTGACTAATTATCcttatttcattttctttctcctttttaactttcattttttttttttcccatccCTTGTTTCTATTTTCTCACTTCAccttctcttattttcttttattggaTGAGATAAAACTTAGAATCTTCCTTAAATTTCTCAAAAGAACAACAAACTAtaacaattttgaaaattcaaaatccGATTAACTCCTTAATTTAACTAACTAAAAATCTTACAGTTTTTAaaacagctctctctctctctctctctctctctctctctctctctctctctctctctctctctctctctctctctctccatttgttttatttaaaaaaacaaaaaaacaaaaacaaaattgaCAACTCTTTGTCTGCCCTTTCTCCACACTGGTAACTTGCTGCCTTCTTCTTTCCACTGAACCCTTTGGTCtccctctatatatatatatatccccgtTTTCTTCTAACCGTCTCCTCCTCCTCACTTCTTTTTCTCGCCCACCAAACGGCACATAGCCATGGAAAGACTCTCCCTCCCAGTCCCCACCAAAGAAGAAGACGACCGACTACTCCTCACTCTTTCTCTCGCAGCACCACCGCCTCCACCGCCGCCGCCACCACCACCACCGCGTCGCCGCCCCGGCCGACCTCCGCATCGAGCCGCAGTACGACCACCAGAAGACGAATACATACCAGCGCCGTACCCCTGGGCGGCCCCGCGGAGAGCCGCCGTGCACAGCCTGCCCCATCTCCTGTCCGCTGGCATAAAGACCGTCGCCGGCGAGGTGCAGTGCAAGCAATGCAACAAGAAATACGAAATTGAGTACGATTTGCAGGTGAAGTTGGCGGAGGTGGAGTCTTTCATATACAAGAACAAGTCGACCATGCACCACCGGGCTCCGGCGGTGTGGATGAGCCCGGTGCTTCCGGACTGCCGGTTCTGCGAGCAGAAGAACTCGGCGAAGCCGGTGATTCCagagaagaagaaggacataaaCTGGCTGTTCTTGCTGCTAGGGCAAATGCTGGGGTGCTGCACTCTGGAGCATCTCAAGTATTTTTGCATGCACACAAAGAATCACCGGACCGGCGCCAAGGATCGGGTTCTTTATTTGACTTATCTTGGACTGTGCAAGCAGCTTGATCCCCAGGGGCCTTTTGATccttgattttctttttctcttttttctctgTCTCTTCTTGTTGTTGGGTTGATCGGGGCTTTAGTGTTCTTGGGGTAATTAGGCTGTGTTCTTTGTTTAGTTCATGGGTGCGAAGTGTGAATGAAAGTTTCCAGTCGTACGTGCGACTTCTTTGTTTCGTAGATTTAGTTATGTGATTGTTGGTGTTAATTAATTGATTTGTCCTTCAGAAATTGGAATATTTGAGGATTTGGAAGTATTAATGGAATACTAAAAGCTAGAATTGTAGAAAAGTTCAAAATCAATGCAATATGCATGGATTTGGGTTTTGGATCAATGTGGCACTGTGCAATTTGGATAATGAATTCAATTTCAATTCGTTGACTCAAAGCTCCAAATGGATGTCTCGAAATAAAACTAGCATAGAGCTCATTGATTCACCTTCCCCATTCCAAAACAGGGGTTCAAAGGAAAAAGCTATCTTCCCAGGAGAGTGGCTCAAGAGGCATTTCAGTAAGTTCATGACCATGTTTGACATGAATCTAACATCGAACTCGTGTCCTGCCAAGGTAGACACTAAAAAGGTTACTCTTTGACCACCACCGTCAGAGGACTGCAATTTTTCTTGTGGTGCCAGAGAGACATTTCGGTTTGACACAAGGTTATGTGTGGATCCCACATAGACATGGGTCCATGTTAGATTTGCTGTGTATCTAGTATTTTCTCTTTTCTAAATACCACTTCGAGAAAGGTTAATACTTTAATCTAGGCTCATACATCGACTGGATAACTAGTACAGATCTTTGTGTCTATTTCTAATATGCAAGATTTTATTCTCCCTAGTTTTtaagacatttaaaaaaaatccaaataaaaCTCCAAATGGATGTCTCCAAATAAAACTAGCATAGGGTTCACTCATTCACCTTCCCATTTCCAAAATAGAGATATGGTTCAAAGGAAAAAAAGCTAGCTTCTAGGAAAGTGGTTCAAGAGGCATTTCAGGACCATGTTGGGTATGGACCTTATATCCTATtagagatttatactgaaagacaagttttatgtaatcggttttagtatttattaataacttcagttattctattttaatgaaaatttttgtgagcaatgtttgcatGACATTACTTATTTAATGATATACATGTGtatcttttattttatatagtaggtgatctagtgtgtagagtacgacttatacacaaAAGACTAGAtaatcagttcttatagaatataagtttattattcacagtcttaaatgaaattagaCACACCATTGGTAAGACTATgacacaaggttttaataggtctttcttgactattgggaatgatATAGTTCCAACTCTTTGTGCTACTACACTTTCTGTGTATTTAACAGAATCGTCTTGGGGTAATTATTtctatactgactatataaaataattaattactcatggttattatgagtgtttACGCTCTTAATTctaatatgattattggacatgtgcatatagtgtttattactttgattcataaaagagtgagattctttatgagTCAAAAAATTCAgcgagttgggtgatgacattatgtgtatggttaACATTAATTATCGATGGAATTCATGTCCTAgtattgggattgatgataccccttagagaaagcttataagttttgattatgTCAAACCTTGCAGGTGAattttgaatccgacacatcaaataagttaagtagAAGGTCTCAggaaattaatatgtcaattaattaaattttcagtaatttaatttaataaaggGGTACATGTAATCTTTACATGGGAAGATAAATAAgtatttaataataggagctagaa
This window contains:
- the LOC131160892 gene encoding pre-mRNA-splicing ATP-dependent RNA helicase prp28-like — its product is MERLSLPVPTKEEDDRLLLTLSLAAPPPPPPPPPPPPRRRPGRPPHRAAVRPPEDEYIPAPYPWAAPRRAAVHSLPHLLSAGIKTVAGEVQCKQCNKKYEIEYDLQVKLAEVESFIYKNKSTMHHRAPAVWMSPVLPDCRFCEQKNSAKPVIPEKKKDINWLFLLLGQMLGCCTLEHLKYFCMHTKNHRTGAKDRVLYLTYLGLCKQLDPQGPFDP